The following proteins come from a genomic window of Nostoc sp. ATCC 53789:
- a CDS encoding serine/threonine-protein kinase: MSYCLNPHCPKPENPHDVKFCRTCGSKLLLKERYRAIKPIGQGGFGRTFLAVDEDKPSKPRCVIKQFYPQSQGTNTLAKAVELFNQEAVQLDELGKHPQIPELLAYFTQEDRQYLVQEFIDGHNLAQELAHRGAFNETQIRQLLNDLLSVLQFCHARHVIHRDIKPENIILRSGDSKLVLVDFGAAKSATGNALNQTGTSIGSPEYVAPEQMRGRAVFASDIYSLGATCINLLTQRSPFDSYDTNNDTWVWQKYLKTPVSNHLSHILNKMLESIPVRRYQTVDEVLKDLNPHSQVAATPAIKPKPIPQSPPNSPPAFVSPSPSQIDLELEEMKTQFLGGNKPQANKIQPPISTSQPTSKNEIDQELEELKAKYLGNNNP; this comes from the coding sequence ATGAGCTACTGCCTTAATCCCCATTGTCCCAAGCCTGAAAATCCTCATGATGTCAAGTTTTGCCGGACTTGCGGTTCTAAGTTACTCCTCAAAGAACGTTACCGTGCTATCAAACCAATCGGACAAGGTGGTTTTGGCAGAACCTTCTTAGCTGTGGATGAAGATAAACCTTCAAAACCACGCTGTGTAATTAAGCAATTTTATCCCCAATCCCAAGGCACTAACACTCTTGCCAAGGCCGTAGAGTTATTTAACCAAGAAGCGGTGCAGTTAGATGAATTGGGTAAACATCCCCAAATTCCCGAACTCCTGGCATATTTTACCCAAGAAGATCGCCAGTATCTTGTACAAGAATTTATTGACGGGCACAACTTAGCCCAGGAATTGGCACATAGGGGTGCTTTCAATGAAACGCAAATCCGGCAACTATTAAATGATTTATTGTCAGTTTTACAATTTTGTCATGCTAGACACGTAATTCACCGTGATATTAAGCCAGAAAATATTATTTTACGTAGCGGTGATAGCAAACTAGTATTAGTAGATTTTGGTGCAGCTAAATCTGCCACTGGCAACGCCCTAAATCAAACTGGTACAAGTATTGGTAGCCCAGAATATGTTGCCCCTGAGCAAATGAGAGGTAGGGCTGTTTTTGCCAGCGATATTTACAGCTTGGGTGCTACCTGTATTAATTTATTAACCCAGCGATCGCCTTTCGATTCTTATGATACTAACAACGATACTTGGGTTTGGCAGAAATACTTAAAAACTCCTGTTAGTAATCATTTGAGTCACATTCTCAACAAAATGCTAGAAAGCATTCCCGTTCGGCGTTATCAAACAGTAGATGAAGTTCTTAAAGACTTAAATCCACATTCGCAAGTAGCAGCCACACCAGCCATAAAGCCAAAGCCTATCCCTCAATCACCACCCAATTCGCCACCCGCTTTTGTATCGCCATCTCCTAGTCAAATCGATCTAGAATTAGAGGAAATGAAAACTCAATTTCTGGGTGGCAACAAACCTCAAGCCAATAAAATACAACCACCAATTTCCACATCTCAGCCAACGAGTAAAAACGAAATAGATCAAGAATTAGAAGAATTAAAAGCCAAATATCTTGGTAATAATAATCCTTAA
- a CDS encoding DUF3536 domain-containing protein, with product MTSAAEMPASSGSTLTLHSDPNNTKETDPLRKANGVYVTVHGHFYQPPRENPYLDAIERQPSAAPFHDWNERIHWECYRPNAFARVLNDQGEVVGIVNNYEYFSFNIGPTLMSWLERYDVEVYQRILEADAKSSQRLHGHGNAIAQVYNHIIMPLANERDKYTQIRWGKEDFRSRFGRDPEGMWLAETAVDYATLEALVAEGIRFIVLAPSQALRCRPLPTPDHPHPEWIEVGGSQIDSTRPYRCYLKPTLDTSSSPLSAIATSPNDGSTEELPYIDIFFYDGPISRDMGFSDVVYNSSHFAGRIGSAVRGDHRLAQLISVATDGETFGHHKKGTEKTLAYAFTKEFPQQGWTVTNFAHYLSLNSPGWEVELKSVTAWSCAHGVGRWEDDCGCGGEGGVWHQKWRRPLRDALNWLRDQLTEVYEEHGRQLFRDPWQTRDEYIQVMRDRSATNVNRFLARHQTHKLTAAEQVDALRLLEMQRHALLMFTSCGWFFEEISRPEGTQILRYAARALELAGEVAGVQLEKGFVKRLGLAPSNVDEFKHGAEIYRQLVLTAQLGFKQVASHYAITSLFTNQKPAQTHNSLPRKDVADKQSQRYHKKVYCYAANELDYQLQRMGSLTLAVGNLKLVSEITWESEHLVFAVLHLGGWDFHCCIQQFTGRRDYSQLKEKLFGALKQASAAHTILAMTQLFGEEAFSLQNLFAEERHRIMRLLSQETLTRLGQLYTQAYRDNYGVLMAFHRDEIAVPQELQVAADIALGHRCLMTLRSLEQDIADPQKSWSHILELEAIATEAKHLRCRLNIPDGKQMLEQLIARSLWQLLHDANGSFNADIQLLERLIDVGDQLNIDISLQRSQELYFSCLHSQIAPVCITSLGNEGDNQCLQLLKLGKKLAVDVSAISNQLG from the coding sequence ATGACTTCTGCTGCTGAAATGCCAGCTAGCTCTGGCTCAACGTTAACATTACATTCAGATCCCAATAACACCAAAGAAACCGATCCCCTGAGAAAGGCTAATGGTGTTTATGTGACGGTGCATGGTCATTTTTACCAGCCACCAAGGGAAAACCCTTATCTGGACGCAATTGAACGCCAACCGAGCGCTGCACCTTTCCATGACTGGAATGAGCGGATTCATTGGGAATGCTATCGCCCGAATGCCTTTGCCAGAGTCTTAAATGACCAAGGTGAAGTGGTGGGGATCGTCAATAATTACGAGTATTTTAGTTTTAATATCGGGCCGACGCTGATGTCGTGGCTAGAACGCTACGATGTGGAAGTTTATCAGCGGATTTTAGAGGCTGATGCTAAGAGTAGCCAACGCTTGCATGGTCACGGTAATGCGATCGCGCAAGTATACAATCACATCATCATGCCTCTGGCGAATGAACGCGACAAATATACCCAAATTCGCTGGGGTAAAGAAGATTTCCGCTCCCGCTTTGGACGCGATCCCGAAGGAATGTGGTTAGCGGAAACTGCTGTAGACTACGCCACCCTAGAAGCCCTTGTTGCTGAAGGTATTCGCTTCATTGTCCTGGCACCGTCTCAAGCACTGCGTTGCCGCCCCCTCCCTACTCCAGATCATCCCCATCCTGAATGGATCGAAGTTGGTGGTAGTCAGATTGATTCCACCCGTCCCTATCGTTGTTATTTGAAGCCCACACTAGACACTTCATCTTCACCTCTGAGTGCGATCGCCACTAGCCCCAACGATGGTAGTACAGAAGAATTACCCTACATTGATATCTTCTTCTACGATGGGCCGATATCGCGGGATATGGGTTTTAGTGATGTCGTTTATAATTCAAGTCACTTTGCCGGACGTATCGGTTCCGCAGTGCGTGGGGATCATCGTCTGGCACAGTTAATTTCTGTGGCAACGGATGGGGAAACCTTCGGACATCACAAGAAGGGAACAGAAAAAACTTTAGCCTACGCCTTTACTAAAGAGTTTCCTCAACAAGGTTGGACGGTAACGAACTTTGCCCACTACCTCAGTTTAAATTCTCCCGGTTGGGAAGTGGAATTGAAGTCAGTCACAGCCTGGAGTTGCGCCCACGGGGTAGGCAGATGGGAAGATGACTGTGGTTGCGGTGGGGAAGGCGGTGTTTGGCATCAAAAATGGCGTCGTCCCTTGCGGGATGCCCTCAATTGGTTGCGGGATCAGCTAACTGAGGTTTATGAGGAACATGGTAGGCAGTTATTTCGCGATCCCTGGCAAACACGAGATGAATATATCCAAGTGATGCGCGATCGCTCTGCTACCAATGTCAACCGTTTTCTCGCCCGTCATCAAACCCACAAACTAACCGCAGCCGAACAAGTAGACGCTTTGCGCTTGTTAGAAATGCAGCGTCACGCTTTATTGATGTTCACTAGTTGCGGTTGGTTTTTTGAAGAAATTTCCCGTCCAGAGGGGACGCAAATTCTGCGCTATGCCGCCCGTGCTTTGGAATTGGCAGGGGAAGTGGCTGGTGTACAGTTAGAAAAAGGCTTTGTCAAACGTCTTGGTTTAGCCCCCAGTAATGTCGATGAATTCAAACACGGTGCAGAAATTTATCGGCAACTCGTGTTAACTGCCCAGCTTGGCTTTAAGCAAGTAGCATCCCATTACGCCATTACTTCCCTATTTACCAATCAGAAACCAGCACAGACGCACAATTCTTTGCCTAGAAAAGATGTTGCTGACAAACAATCTCAGCGTTACCACAAAAAAGTTTATTGCTATGCTGCCAATGAGCTAGATTACCAACTGCAACGGATGGGATCGCTAACTCTGGCTGTAGGAAATTTAAAGCTGGTATCAGAGATTACTTGGGAAAGTGAGCATTTGGTATTTGCGGTTCTGCATTTGGGAGGCTGGGATTTCCACTGCTGCATTCAACAATTTACTGGGCGGCGTGACTACAGCCAATTAAAAGAAAAGCTGTTTGGGGCACTAAAACAAGCTAGTGCGGCTCATACTATCTTGGCCATGACACAGCTATTTGGCGAAGAAGCTTTCAGCTTACAGAATCTATTTGCTGAAGAACGCCACCGGATTATGCGACTGCTTAGTCAGGAAACACTGACACGCTTAGGACAGTTGTATACCCAAGCCTACCGTGATAATTATGGAGTGCTGATGGCGTTTCATCGAGATGAAATAGCAGTACCACAAGAGTTGCAGGTAGCAGCAGATATTGCTTTAGGGCATCGCTGTCTCATGACATTGCGATCGCTAGAGCAAGATATCGCCGATCCCCAAAAGAGTTGGAGTCACATCTTAGAATTGGAAGCGATCGCTACTGAAGCAAAACATCTGCGTTGTCGGCTGAATATTCCCGACGGTAAGCAAATGTTAGAACAGTTAATTGCGCGATCGCTCTGGCAATTATTGCATGATGCCAATGGTAGCTTTAATGCAGATATCCAACTATTGGAGCGATTGATTGATGTCGGGGATCAACTAAATATTGACATTTCCCTACAGCGATCGCAAGAACTCTATTTTAGTTGTCTGCATAGTCAGATAGCGCCGGTGTGTATTACTAGCCTTGGAAATGAAGGAGATAATCAGTGTCTTCAGTTGCTCAAGTTGGGTAAGAAATTAGCCGTTGATGTCAGCGCGATCTCCAATCAGTTGGGATAG
- the gndA gene encoding NADP-dependent phosphogluconate dehydrogenase, with protein sequence MTLQSFGVIGLAVMGENIALNVERNGFPIAVYNRSREKTDAFMAQRATGRNVKAAFTLEEFVALLERPRKILVMVQAGKPVDAVIAQLKPLLEEGDIIIDGGNSWFEDTERRTQELEPAGLRYLGMGVSGGEEGALNGPSLMPGGTTSSYEFLSPIFNKIAAQVDDGPCVTYIGPGGSGHYVKMVHNGIEYGDMQLIAEAYDLLKNVAGLNPSQLHDVFAEWNTTDELDSFLIEITKNIFPYIDPETNKPLVDLIVDAAGQKGTGRWTVQTALELGVAIPTITAAVNARIISSIKDERVAASKVLTGPSGKYDGQTKDFINKVRDALYCSKICSYAQGMALLSTASKTYNWNLDLGEMARIWKGGCIIRARFLNKIKKAFSENPALPNLLLAPEFKQTILDRQTAWREVIATAATVGIPVPAFSASLDYFDSYRRDRLPQNLTQAQRDYFGAHTYLRLDKPGSFHTEWVPIAEAGK encoded by the coding sequence ATGACACTACAAAGCTTTGGTGTGATTGGATTAGCCGTTATGGGTGAGAACATCGCTCTAAACGTAGAGCGCAATGGCTTCCCAATTGCAGTTTACAACCGCTCCCGAGAAAAAACGGATGCGTTTATGGCGCAGCGTGCTACAGGACGGAACGTCAAAGCCGCCTTTACCTTAGAAGAATTCGTTGCCTTATTGGAACGTCCCCGCAAAATTCTCGTAATGGTGCAAGCTGGTAAGCCAGTGGATGCGGTGATTGCTCAACTCAAACCCTTGTTAGAGGAAGGCGATATCATTATCGACGGTGGCAACTCTTGGTTTGAAGATACGGAACGACGCACTCAGGAATTAGAACCCGCTGGGCTTCGGTATCTTGGTATGGGTGTCAGTGGCGGTGAAGAAGGGGCACTAAATGGCCCATCTCTGATGCCTGGAGGTACAACAAGCTCTTACGAGTTTCTATCACCAATTTTCAACAAAATTGCTGCCCAAGTCGATGATGGCCCTTGTGTAACCTATATTGGCCCTGGTGGTTCTGGCCACTATGTCAAAATGGTACACAACGGCATTGAGTATGGCGATATGCAGCTAATTGCTGAAGCCTACGACTTGCTGAAAAATGTCGCTGGATTAAACCCCAGTCAGCTACATGATGTGTTTGCTGAATGGAACACCACCGATGAACTCGATTCATTTTTGATTGAGATTACGAAGAATATCTTCCCATATATTGACCCAGAAACAAATAAACCCCTGGTGGATTTGATTGTTGACGCAGCAGGTCAAAAGGGAACTGGACGCTGGACTGTACAAACTGCATTGGAATTGGGAGTTGCTATTCCTACAATTACAGCAGCAGTTAATGCCCGGATTATATCTTCGATTAAAGATGAGCGGGTTGCAGCATCTAAAGTCCTCACAGGCCCCAGTGGCAAGTATGACGGGCAAACCAAGGACTTTATCAATAAAGTACGCGATGCTCTCTATTGCTCAAAAATCTGTTCTTATGCTCAAGGGATGGCGTTGCTATCCACAGCTTCAAAAACATATAACTGGAATTTGGATCTGGGCGAAATGGCGCGGATTTGGAAAGGTGGTTGTATTATTCGCGCTCGCTTTTTGAATAAGATTAAGAAGGCTTTTAGCGAAAATCCAGCTTTGCCTAACTTGCTGTTAGCTCCCGAATTTAAGCAGACAATTCTTGACAGACAGACTGCTTGGCGGGAAGTGATTGCGACAGCCGCAACAGTAGGAATTCCAGTACCTGCGTTTAGCGCCTCCTTAGATTATTTTGACAGCTATCGCCGCGATCGCTTGCCCCAAAATCTAACTCAAGCACAACGCGACTACTTTGGCGCACATACCTACCTGCGTCTTGATAAGCCCGGAAGTTTCCATACTGAATGGGTTCCTATTGCTGAAGCTGGTAAGTAA
- a CDS encoding glycoside hydrolase family 10 protein: protein MKSPFIIQSWRRLLKYLFPILILISFVTVLLVDSFTPAITEGGRFSAIAQIPRQEIRGVWMTTNDFDTLKDRAKVQDAVSQLRRLNFNTIYPVVWNSGYVMYPSAIAQRAGIQPFVYKGSEGHDILADLINQAHRKGLLVIPWFEFGFMAPPTSELALNYPDWFTQKRDGSQTSISAAGEVMWLNPFLPQVQQFITNLVLETITQYNADGIQFDDHMSLPHEFGYDQYTVALYTKETKNAPPKNSQDAAWVKWRADKITAFMVQLNQAVKQRKPQAIFSVSPNYYDFAYKFHLQDWLSWIRQNIVDELIVQVYRPNLQSFVANISRSEIQEAQKIIPTGIGIMTGLRNNPVPMQQIKSQVRAAQERGLGVTFFYYESLWNDALEPLNERQVGFGSLFPSPALRARIE, encoded by the coding sequence ATGAAATCACCTTTTATTATTCAAAGTTGGCGACGACTACTTAAGTATCTTTTTCCGATTCTCATTTTAATATCCTTTGTTACGGTATTACTAGTAGATAGTTTTACTCCCGCGATCACCGAAGGTGGGCGCTTCAGCGCCATCGCACAGATACCCCGTCAAGAAATTCGCGGGGTTTGGATGACCACCAATGATTTTGACACCCTCAAGGATCGTGCCAAAGTCCAGGATGCGGTAAGTCAATTACGACGGCTGAACTTCAACACAATTTATCCTGTTGTGTGGAATTCTGGTTATGTGATGTATCCAAGTGCGATCGCACAACGTGCAGGTATTCAACCTTTTGTCTATAAAGGTTCAGAAGGACATGATATTCTTGCCGACCTGATTAACCAAGCCCATCGCAAAGGATTGTTAGTGATTCCCTGGTTTGAATTTGGTTTCATGGCTCCCCCAACGTCAGAACTAGCATTGAATTATCCTGATTGGTTCACACAAAAGCGTGATGGTAGCCAAACTTCTATCAGTGCGGCTGGTGAAGTTATGTGGCTGAATCCGTTCCTTCCGCAAGTACAACAGTTCATCACCAACCTCGTGCTGGAAACTATTACCCAATATAATGCCGATGGTATTCAGTTTGACGATCACATGAGTTTGCCTCACGAATTTGGCTATGACCAATATACAGTTGCTTTGTACACCAAAGAAACCAAGAATGCTCCCCCAAAAAATTCCCAAGATGCGGCATGGGTAAAGTGGCGGGCAGATAAAATTACGGCATTCATGGTACAACTTAACCAAGCCGTGAAGCAGAGAAAACCCCAGGCGATTTTCTCTGTTTCTCCTAATTACTATGATTTTGCTTACAAGTTTCACCTGCAAGACTGGCTGAGTTGGATACGACAAAATATTGTAGACGAGTTAATTGTGCAAGTTTATCGTCCGAATCTGCAAAGTTTTGTGGCTAATATTTCCCGCTCAGAAATTCAAGAAGCCCAAAAAATAATTCCAACTGGGATTGGTATTATGACTGGGTTACGAAATAATCCAGTTCCCATGCAGCAAATTAAGTCTCAGGTGCGGGCTGCTCAAGAACGCGGTCTAGGCGTAACTTTCTTTTATTATGAAAGTCTTTGGAACGATGCTCTAGAACCCTTAAATGAGCGACAAGTTGGATTTGGAAGTCTCTTTCCATCTCCTGCACTCCGCGCCAGAATTGAATAA
- the bchI gene encoding magnesium chelatase ATPase subunit I, with product MSPTAQSTASARRVVFPFTAIVGQEEMKLALLLNVIDPKIGGVMIMGDRGTGKSTTIRALADLLPEISVVANDPFSSDPSDPDLMSDEVRQLLEQGAEIPVAHKKVQMVDLPLGATEDRVCGTIDIEKALSEGVKAFEPGLLAKANRGILYVDEVNLLDDHLVDVLLDSAASGWNTVEREGISIRHPARFVLVGSGNPEEGELRPQLLDRFGMHAEIHTVKEPALRVQIVEQRADFDQNPLVFLESHKAEQEALQEKIVNAQKLLPEVKLDYELRVKISEVCSELDVDGLRGDIVSNRAAKALTAYEGRTEVTVDDICRVITLCLRHRLRKDPLESIDSGYKVAKVFSRVFGVELPESDTAQKNGTGQKLGARS from the coding sequence GTGAGTCCAACTGCTCAATCCACGGCAAGTGCGCGTCGCGTGGTATTTCCTTTTACGGCAATTGTGGGCCAGGAAGAAATGAAACTGGCGCTCCTATTGAACGTGATTGACCCCAAAATTGGTGGTGTAATGATCATGGGCGATCGCGGCACCGGTAAATCCACAACTATCCGGGCGCTGGCGGATCTGCTGCCAGAAATTTCTGTGGTTGCCAATGACCCCTTCAGTAGCGATCCTAGCGACCCCGACTTGATGAGTGATGAAGTCCGCCAACTCTTAGAACAAGGGGCGGAAATTCCTGTAGCTCATAAAAAAGTCCAAATGGTAGACCTGCCGCTAGGAGCTACAGAAGACCGAGTTTGTGGCACAATCGACATTGAGAAAGCTTTATCTGAAGGTGTCAAAGCCTTTGAACCAGGACTGCTGGCAAAGGCTAACCGGGGCATTCTCTATGTGGATGAAGTCAACTTACTAGATGACCACCTCGTAGATGTGCTGCTAGATTCCGCCGCGAGTGGATGGAACACTGTAGAACGGGAAGGTATTTCAATCCGTCACCCAGCGCGTTTTGTTCTTGTGGGTTCTGGAAACCCTGAAGAAGGCGAACTACGCCCGCAACTGCTCGATCGCTTTGGGATGCACGCAGAAATTCACACCGTAAAAGAACCAGCCTTGCGGGTGCAAATCGTGGAACAACGGGCGGATTTTGACCAAAATCCTCTAGTATTTCTCGAAAGCCATAAAGCCGAGCAAGAAGCATTGCAAGAGAAAATTGTCAATGCTCAAAAGCTTTTGCCAGAAGTGAAACTTGACTATGAACTACGGGTAAAAATTTCTGAAGTCTGTTCTGAATTGGATGTAGATGGTTTGCGGGGTGACATTGTTAGTAACCGCGCCGCGAAAGCCTTAACAGCTTATGAAGGACGCACTGAAGTTACAGTTGATGATATCTGCCGTGTGATTACGCTATGCTTGCGTCACAGACTGCGGAAAGACCCCTTAGAATCGATTGATTCTGGCTACAAAGTCGCCAAAGTTTTTAGCCGCGTCTTTGGCGTAGAATTACCAGAAAGTGATACTGCACAAAAAAACGGCACAGGTCAAAAGTTAGGGGCTAGAAGTTAA
- a CDS encoding type II toxin-antitoxin system VapC family toxin, whose protein sequence is MKPALIDTDILSLFFRGNTNVVTQFQNYLITYRKINISIITYYEILSGLKHRDAQKQLALFLEFVAQNTVLPLTEQSVTLSADIYANLRLQGIPIDDIDLLIAGVA, encoded by the coding sequence GTGAAACCAGCATTGATTGATACTGATATTTTGTCCTTGTTCTTCCGAGGTAATACTAATGTAGTAACTCAGTTTCAGAATTACTTGATAACCTATCGTAAAATCAACATTAGTATTATCACTTATTACGAAATTCTCAGTGGGTTAAAGCACCGTGATGCCCAAAAGCAACTCGCTTTGTTTTTGGAGTTTGTCGCCCAAAATACTGTCTTACCCCTTACTGAACAATCAGTCACCTTATCCGCAGATATCTACGCAAACTTGCGCCTTCAAGGGATTCCCATCGATGATATTGACTTGCTCATTGCTGGAGTTGCGTAG
- a CDS encoding HNH endonuclease, whose translation MSKTPRIRIPPEVKKYVFERDKYQCQSCGKTTTETHLSIDHIIPLARGGQNDISNLQTLCLTCNQQKTDNIDPRFRRYFEL comes from the coding sequence ATGAGCAAAACTCCCCGTATTCGTATCCCACCGGAAGTCAAGAAATATGTTTTTGAACGTGACAAATATCAATGTCAAAGCTGCGGTAAAACTACTACAGAAACTCACCTTAGCATTGACCATATTATTCCTCTCGCCCGTGGTGGTCAAAATGATATCAGCAATTTACAAACTCTCTGCCTTACCTGCAATCAGCAGAAAACAGACAATATTGATCCCCGCTTCCGGCGATATTTTGAGCTTTAG
- the cax gene encoding calcium/proton exchanger has translation MSTKNIILFVLLLFIPVSVAAHFLEWGELIVFITAGLAILPLAAWMGTATEEIAVVVGPSLGGLLNATFGNATELIIALVALNAGLIDVVKASITGSIISNLLLVMGFSMLLGGLRYKEQTFQPIVARVNAASMNLAVIAILMPTAMNYTSQGISEETVQNLSIAVAVVLILVYALTLLFSMKTHSYLYDVGVAETEAEEIPHAKPNMMLWVGVLLVCTLLVALESEMLVDSLEVATSQLGLTALFTGVILVPIVGNAAEHATAVTVAMKDKMDLSLSVAVGSSMQIALFVAPVLVIAGRILGKPMDLDFKPFELVAVVVSVLIANSISSDGKSNWLEGTLLLAAYTVLGFAFYFHPVMEGMG, from the coding sequence ATGTCAACCAAAAACATTATTCTTTTCGTTCTATTACTGTTTATCCCAGTTTCTGTAGCAGCCCACTTTTTGGAGTGGGGAGAATTGATAGTTTTCATTACAGCTGGATTAGCAATTCTGCCCTTAGCAGCTTGGATGGGTACAGCCACAGAAGAAATTGCTGTCGTGGTGGGGCCGTCATTGGGGGGCTTGTTAAATGCCACCTTTGGTAATGCAACAGAACTAATCATCGCCCTAGTAGCGCTGAACGCCGGGTTAATAGATGTAGTTAAAGCCAGTATCACGGGATCGATTATCAGCAACTTACTACTGGTAATGGGTTTCTCCATGCTTTTGGGAGGACTGCGCTACAAAGAACAAACATTTCAGCCAATTGTGGCGCGGGTGAATGCTGCTTCGATGAATTTGGCAGTGATTGCCATTTTGATGCCAACGGCGATGAATTACACCTCTCAAGGAATTAGCGAAGAGACAGTGCAAAATCTTTCTATTGCTGTTGCCGTCGTATTAATCCTGGTTTATGCTCTAACGCTGCTATTTTCGATGAAAACCCACTCTTATTTATATGATGTGGGTGTAGCGGAGACAGAAGCAGAGGAAATCCCTCATGCTAAACCAAATATGATGTTGTGGGTTGGTGTACTGCTAGTATGTACCTTGCTAGTGGCACTTGAGTCAGAAATGCTAGTTGATTCTCTGGAAGTGGCCACATCTCAGCTAGGTTTGACGGCACTGTTTACAGGGGTAATTTTGGTTCCCATCGTCGGTAACGCGGCTGAACACGCCACAGCAGTCACGGTGGCGATGAAAGATAAGATGGATCTTTCCCTTTCGGTAGCTGTGGGATCAAGTATGCAGATTGCCCTATTTGTCGCGCCCGTTTTGGTAATAGCTGGGCGGATATTGGGTAAACCAATGGATTTAGATTTCAAACCCTTTGAATTAGTTGCTGTGGTTGTGTCAGTGTTGATTGCAAACAGCATTAGTTCTGATGGTAAATCCAATTGGCTCGAAGGCACTTTGTTATTAGCTGCTTATACAGTATTGGGATTCGCCTTCTACTTCCATCCAGTTATGGAAGGTATGGGGTAG
- a CDS encoding Ycf66 family protein, with product MLAFVLALVVGIGSLAIYIAAFFFPEIHRKNDFIWSGVGLFYALVLWVFAPRITGGLLLGHVASVALLVWFGWQTLSLRRQLTPQAQQTQVPSPETVKAGIQEQVNKLSLQERLGQLQKGLGSTFSGAKDKVQQTVSKKTPTTPKPEDITSVLSEKPAVEIIDKTIVIPEQPAEETVTTDTEAKTETVPEAIPPHPPSPDLVEAAQPDFEIEDKQPIPVEEIAPDAVLAPPAEAPPEEIPPNQAS from the coding sequence ATGCTGGCATTTGTCCTAGCTTTGGTGGTCGGTATTGGTAGTTTAGCCATTTACATAGCAGCTTTCTTTTTTCCAGAAATCCATCGCAAGAATGACTTTATCTGGAGTGGCGTAGGACTATTCTATGCTTTAGTCTTATGGGTGTTTGCACCACGCATTACTGGAGGTTTGTTGCTGGGTCATGTGGCTAGTGTGGCTCTTTTGGTCTGGTTTGGCTGGCAAACTCTATCATTACGTCGCCAACTGACCCCCCAGGCACAACAAACGCAAGTACCCAGTCCTGAGACGGTGAAAGCTGGAATTCAGGAACAGGTAAATAAATTGTCCCTTCAAGAACGGCTGGGCCAGTTGCAAAAAGGTCTGGGTAGCACCTTCAGTGGCGCGAAAGATAAAGTGCAACAGACTGTGAGTAAAAAGACACCCACAACCCCCAAACCAGAAGACATTACCTCTGTACTATCAGAGAAACCTGCTGTTGAAATTATCGACAAAACTATTGTCATACCAGAACAACCAGCAGAGGAGACAGTTACTACCGACACGGAAGCAAAAACCGAGACTGTACCGGAAGCGATTCCACCACATCCCCCATCTCCTGATTTGGTGGAAGCAGCGCAACCAGATTTTGAAATTGAGGATAAGCAACCGATTCCCGTAGAAGAAATTGCGCCGGATGCGGTACTCGCTCCCCCAGCAGAAGCACCACCGGAAGAAATACCGCCTAATCAAGCTAGTTGA